From Solibaculum mannosilyticum:
ACGATATTACCGTCAACGAGACCATCAACGTCACCAAGGACATCACCATCCAGGGTAACGGAGCTACTTTTGCCGCTCCTGCAAATGAGACCAGTTCTTATGCAATCAACGTTGCTTCCACCTCCGCTACAATCGAAGGATGCACATTTACTAAGGGCGTAGGCGTTCATCTGCAGCCCGGCGCAGGCGATGTGGTTATCAGCGGCTGTACCTTCAGCGGTGGTAAGAAATCGGTTTATGTCAACGGCGGCAACACCGGTTCCGTCGTCATTGAGAACTGCACCATTTCCAAATCCCTCAACATTGAAGGCGCCAACAATACCGCCAAAGATGTAACGGTTAGAAACAACGTGTTTAAAGGTGCTTCGGACGGTACTTTGACTTTGGCAGGCAATTTGGAGAATGTGGAAATTTGCAACAACCAATTCCAGGGCTTGACCGACATCCGTGTGTACAATCAGGGTGGATTCGCACCGAATTTCACCAATGTCACTGCGCATGACAATACCTATGCCAAAAATGCTCTGATCCAATTTGACAATGAGGCCGACAAGGATCAGATCACTGAGAGCAACAATACCAAAGCGTAAGGAATCAGATCTTAATTGCCGTCTCAGCCTCGGCTGAGGCGGCGGACAAAGGACATTGTGCGGAAAAGAGCAGAGTGTCTTTTGTCCGCCGAAAAACTGGAGTACGTATGGAGGAATCGGGATGAAAGCAACAAAAAGAGCGCTTATTGTAAGCGGATTTACCCTATTGGTGTGCTTTGCATTGCTGACGGGCACCACGTTTGCCTGGCTGACTGACAGTGTCTCCAACAAAGGCAATAAGATCCAGTCAGGGGCACTGAAGATCAGCGCCTCCCTCTATAGCCAAGGGGAGAATGGGATTGACATAACCATCCCCGGGTACAGTAGCCAAGATCAGGATGGAGAGGATCAAGAAACCGTTGTCTTTGACCAGGACGGATTGGATTTAACAACATCGCCGGACGATCAGCCTCTCATTGAAGAACAAGATTTTGGACCAGGCAGCACACAAGTAAAAATGATTCGAGTTTCCAACGAGGAAGACTTATCCGCCAAAATCAACTTCCGTTTTACAGTGGAAACCGATGATCTAACCAATGCCCTTTGGTTTGATTTCATCCCATTGGACAAAGCTGATCCAGAAGGGGTGAAGACAAGAACATTGGTAAAACGCCCTATGACGGAGTTATCTGATGTAGTATCGGCACAGGAGTTTTCTCTTGCCTCTGGACAAGATCAATATTTCCTGTTTGTCTATGGGATGTCGGACAATGCCGGAGGCGGCTACCAGGGTAAGAAGTTCGTAGCCGACGTGAGCATCCTGGCTGCCCAGGGTGGGGAAGAGGTCGACGGTTTTGGACATTCGTCCTACGATGAAAATGCATCTTATGATGCCGTTACAGTCAGCACTGCCTTGCAGCTGGATCAAGCTCTTCGTGTAGGCGGCAATATCAAATTGGGCGCCGACATCGATATGACCGAGTACGATGGCGGGCCTTGGGAGATTTCTCAGGATACGATCCTGGATCTTGACGGGAAACAGCTGACAATGAAAAACGGAAACGGTTCCGGGGGACAAATTGTCGTGTCCGATCCAGTGTCGTTTACCATAAAGAACGGCGGATTCACCACAGTGCCCAACGGATCCCCCGTGAATAAAGCGGTTCTTCAGTCTTATGGGACCCTGGTGCTGGAGAATATGACCATAGGAGGCGGGGATGTACATAACCTGGTGGAAGCGGAAAATGGCTTTTTGACAATGACTTCCTGTCAAGTATCCTCCACAAAGCAGGGGACAGGTACCTGGCTCGTCACCGTCGGCGGAGACAGTACCGAGGCGGTCTTGACCAACTGTTCTTTTGAGACTGGGAAAGAAAGCGCAGCCCTGTATATCACCTCACCGGCAGAGCAGGTACAACTCGCCGGTTGCACAATCAACGGCCAACCGATGGATTCCCATTAAAAGCGCGGCAAAATCTCGGCGACTGACCTACAAAACCAATGGATGGAGGAGTTATTCTCGTGAAAAAGACACTTCAGGTTATCGGAAGGGTTGTAACAGCTCTCATTTTAATTTTTTCTGTTTTCATCATGATTTTCACTGTGCTGTCTGTTACAATGGTCAACAAGGAAAATGCAACCCTCTTTGGGTATAAACCCTACATCGTCCTGTCTGACTCCATGAATACGGAATTCCAGGTGGGTGATATGGCCATCAGCAAGCAGGTAGATCCCTCCACCCTCCAGCCGGGAGATATCATCACCTATCGTTCCATCGACCCGGCCAACTACGGGGAGATGGTCACCCATAAAATTCGAGAAGCGACTACTTATGAAGGGAAGCCGGCGTTTATCACCTACGGTACCACCACCGGTGTAGACGATGCTTATCCCGCTTTGCAGGAAAATGTTTTTGGAAAATATGTGTTCCATTTGCCTAAAATGGGATATTTCTTCCAATTCTTAAAATCGACGGCAGGATATGTTACCTTGATCCTAATTCCCTTCCTTCTGCTGATTGTGCTTCAAAGCGTTAAGTTCGTACGGTTGTTCCGCCAGTACAAACGGGAGCAGATGGAGGAAGTGGATACCCAGAAAGCCGAGGCGCAGGCTCAGCTGGAGGAGGCCCGCAAAGAACGGGAGAAAACCGAAGCGATGCTGGCAGAGCTGGAGCGGCTTAAATCGCGCCTGGAGGATCAGGATCCGCCGGACAAGCCTCAGGATGGCGCTGGTCAATAAGATAGATTTGGAATAGGCGGTGATGATATGAAAGGCAAACATGCCAAGAAAAAGGAATGGGATAGGACCGTACGACGGATGCTGTCTATCATTCCGGTTTTAGTGGTGGCTCTGTCGGTATACACCATGTCGGCCTTGGCATGGTTCAGCAGTTCCATCGTGGAGAAACCCATGGAAATCGCCTCCGGCCAATACGTGAGCCAGGTGGAAATTGTAAAAGAGGAAACAGGACTGATCAATGATGACAATTTGATTGGGAAATCTCATAAAACCTCCTCTTTTCTCAATGAGAACATTGATTTAAGCGGTCTAGGGACTACACAAACAGCATATATCATTGTCTCCAATTATAATGAAAACCAATCGGATCCCGGTACGATTGCTGACGCTGATGTGGATAGCGGCACTCATAATATCCCCTTCCAGTATGAGCTGGAACTAAAGGCCGGCGGCAGTAGTGTGAACATTAAGCGCGTAGATGGAAATTCTGAGGGGACTCCTGTACAGGAAGGGACTACTGATTCTGTCGTAAAATGCGAGAGTCTGGATCCCGGAAAAAGGGATATCTATCAGGTGACTTTTACAGAGGAGCAGTTGAAAAATCTGGGTGATGTCCAGCTGCAACTGCGCACGGCATTTACAGGTTCTGCGATCTATCATGCATCCTCTTTGGATGATTTAACACAAACAGAGTATGCCCCCGGCAGTGTTGTCTACCTGATGAATAATATTGAAGAACCCGAAGCAGAGCTGACTTTTGATCAAGGAAGTTATCCCAACCTGGTGCTCAACAATTATCTGCTGAAGGTAGGGAATCTGACGGTTGAAGCCGACGAAGGGGTTTACTCCACCATGGATATCAGCGGAGGAGTTTTGGACGTCGGCGGCAAAGTCTATGATTCGGCAAAGGATACCATTGAGTCGGTTGGTGAGGGCCGTATCACCGTTAATCTTTTGGATTTGAAAGAGGAATACAGAAAAGACGGTGCAGACGACGATGCACAGGCGTTAGACCAGCTGGAGGTACAAGAGAACGAAGTTCAACAGCCGGCAGAAGAGAATCCTTCTATTTCTGATTCCAGCGTTCCTTCTGCCCCTGTTAAAGATCAAGCGCCTTCCACTTCAAAACCCAGTGAAAAGCCTTCTGTCAGTTCATCGCGTCCTGCCAGTTCTTCTTCCAGCACGTCTGCTTCGACGGCGCCTTCGGTGTCATCGCCAGACAAGGAATCGTCATCCGCAAAGCCGGCTGACAACAGCAGTGCACCATCCTCATCTCCTCCGGTTGAGCCGGACCGGACTGGCCAACAGGATGTAGCCATTGTGGAAAAGACTACAATGGACTAAGATCCCTGCCGCTTGATACAAAAAGTGAGCCATCCTCTTCCTTGTGATGAGGATGGCTTTTCTATATCCTAATAAAAGAATGGAAAATGCACAAACGCACCTTTGAGATCATAGGAAGAAAAGGAATAAATCCTATGATTTCAAAGATGCGTTTGATTTGCGACCAAGCCTATAAGCCGGGTTCTGTCGTGGACAGCCATCTATCTAGTCTACGCGTTGCCGCGCAGCTCAAGCCACCATGGGGGAACTATGGCCGGGCCAGCCATCCCCGCAGCGGTGTTGCTCCGGATAGGGTTTGCAGGGCCGCATAGTCTCCTATGCGCCGGTGAGCTCTTACCTCGCCTTTCCACCCTTACCATGTTGCCACGGCGGTATATCTCTGTTGCACTTTCCCTAAGGTCGCCCTCGGCGGTCGTTAACCGCTATCCTGCCCTGTGAAGCCCGGACTTTCCTCAAAATGCAGCCTTTCGGCCCTAGCATTTCGCGGCTGTCCAGCTTGCTCGCACCGGAAATTATAACATGAAACAACAGCACGGTCAACAGCTCTCGAAATGGAGGCGCTAGACCGTGCCATTACAGACAAAGAAAAAAGCCTTCGTTTGAAACGAAGGCTTTGATGTTGGCACCGCTCTATTTTCCCGGGCCGTTGCCAGCCAAGTATCTTCGACACTGATGAGCTTAACTACCGTGTTCGGAATGGGAACGGGTGGACCCTCATCGCCATTAGCACCAACTATGCATTCCTCTTGTGGGAACGCATATAACTATACCATATCTTTTCTGAAAAAGCAAGCACTTTTTTTATTTTTCCAAAGTTTTTTCGCCCAAGACAGATTAATCGGCAAGAAGACGGTATTCTTTCTGCAGGGAATAGACCTCTATTTCCAATTCTTCCAATTGATCCAGCCAAGGATCCACTTTGCCGGCATATTCCTCCTGAAGGGTCAGGGACGGCAAGGGATATTGTTTGGATTGTAATACGGACTGATTGATCTGAGGGATACAGGACCCAGCTTTATATTGATTAAAATCCATGTAGGAAAACAGCCCTACCAGATAACTGGGATGGGCAGGTTTTTGCACCTGTTTTAAGAAAAAGGCGTTTCCACCTATCCAGCAGGGCTGTTTGGAGCGGTAGACAGCGCCGCAGTAGGTTCCCACGCGTGTGATGATAACAGTTGGCAGTGAGATCCCTTGTGTACAGCGGTCCAACATGCGGCGGATCCCGCTGCCGTCGTAAAGGGGATAAGGGCCGTCGGTCCAGTCCTTCGCCGGTTTGTTGCCTGAATGGAATACCAAGAGATCTTCTCCATAGAATAAGGGATACTCTCCCTTCTGGATGCCCTCGCCAAAGTGATCTAAGAAGAGCTGTTCCACCATTTGACGGCAATATAGGATCTGCTGTTTTTTCAGAGAGATCATCTGTCTCAACTGTCTTTTCGTCCAAGGGGCCTGTTGTTTTGCGCCAAACAGATTCATTTGTTGGTCAGAGCCGGATTGCTCCAGTTTTCGGATAGCCTGATGCAATGTGTCCATCTTATCCTCGATGGCCTGGATTTTAGTCTGAGAGACGCCCCACACCTGGGATCGATGTCCCTCCGGCACCAGGAGATAGTGGTTGGAGGAAAGCATCTGGGGCGTCAAAAACAAGTGTGTCACCTGACCGGTCCGCATACATTTTCCCTCCAGCGATGAGGAAAACCGGGCGGTAAAGTAAACGTCTAAATCTATATCTTCCAGACGGCCGTCCCGGGCGTCGCACAGCCATACCCTTTTGGAGGGGCCGCCTCCCTGACGAAAGATCAGAAGAGCGGTGTATACGTGCACCCGAGGCTGGAAGGCGTGCAGCGGCAGCAGAATCACCGCCTGCAAACCGTGACATTCGACCAATTGCCGCCGCAGCTGTTCGTCCAAGGGATGGATACGGGAAAGGAACCCGTTGGGGACGAGGCAGCAGCATTGCCCTTTATTTTTTTCTTCCGAGAGGAAGCGGCGCAAAAAGAGGGTTTCCAGTCGGGTTTCCCCGGGATCGGCCAAACCGTTCCACCTGGATTCCTCCACATTCCCGAAAGGTGGATTGAATATCGTGGCGGAAAAAAACAGTTTCCCAGAGGGGAATGTCACATTCCTCTGGACATGGTCTGCCTTCGGCCCGTCCTGATCGACTGGATTAGGCTGTTCGCCCAGGGCCATCTGACCATCGTTTAGCTGGTGAAAGTCCGGATGCAGGCTGCCGTCCACAATGCGGCCCACAGCCAGACGGAGACATTCCACCGCCGCAGTCTCTTCCAATATCTCCCTGGCGCGATACATTTCCTGTTTTTCGTCCATGATTTCCCACCCTCTTTTACACGTCATTTCTATCGCTGACATTCCGTCAAAATACTCTCCTCAAAAGCATACCATGTTTCTCTTCTTATCGCAATTTATTTGCCTCCCAAAAGACAAAAAAATCATAGGATACCCTCCTGATTTTGTCTTTTTATCTGGTATAATAATGGAAGAGACTACCTGGGGATAACTG
This genomic window contains:
- a CDS encoding signal peptidase I, giving the protein MKKTLQVIGRVVTALILIFSVFIMIFTVLSVTMVNKENATLFGYKPYIVLSDSMNTEFQVGDMAISKQVDPSTLQPGDIITYRSIDPANYGEMVTHKIREATTYEGKPAFITYGTTTGVDDAYPALQENVFGKYVFHLPKMGYFFQFLKSTAGYVTLILIPFLLLIVLQSVKFVRLFRQYKREQMEEVDTQKAEAQAQLEEARKEREKTEAMLAELERLKSRLEDQDPPDKPQDGAGQ
- a CDS encoding N-6 DNA methylase gives rise to the protein MDEKQEMYRAREILEETAAVECLRLAVGRIVDGSLHPDFHQLNDGQMALGEQPNPVDQDGPKADHVQRNVTFPSGKLFFSATIFNPPFGNVEESRWNGLADPGETRLETLFLRRFLSEEKNKGQCCCLVPNGFLSRIHPLDEQLRRQLVECHGLQAVILLPLHAFQPRVHVYTALLIFRQGGGPSKRVWLCDARDGRLEDIDLDVYFTARFSSSLEGKCMRTGQVTHLFLTPQMLSSNHYLLVPEGHRSQVWGVSQTKIQAIEDKMDTLHQAIRKLEQSGSDQQMNLFGAKQQAPWTKRQLRQMISLKKQQILYCRQMVEQLFLDHFGEGIQKGEYPLFYGEDLLVFHSGNKPAKDWTDGPYPLYDGSGIRRMLDRCTQGISLPTVIITRVGTYCGAVYRSKQPCWIGGNAFFLKQVQKPAHPSYLVGLFSYMDFNQYKAGSCIPQINQSVLQSKQYPLPSLTLQEEYAGKVDPWLDQLEELEIEVYSLQKEYRLLAD